From one Humulus lupulus chromosome 8, drHumLupu1.1, whole genome shotgun sequence genomic stretch:
- the LOC133796955 gene encoding uncharacterized protein LOC133796955 isoform X2 produces MRFRKGSKVEVLSKKEGPSGSWQCAEIISGNGHNYNVRYDGLGSNTVVERVSRKDIRPCPPPMEVSDDWVCGDVVEVFNNFSWKMATILKVLGKKYVLLRLVGSSQEYKVSKLDIRVRQSWQDDQWIVIGKGSRNYDNGKDNENLTLEENRNSSFQIQKTNIRLSSRLSGHYFPVMKEQKFQESQLSSSKSLKRGLSYCNSQADVHARIAQKRRIVENGEMCHRLFAANHSVLAEQADAALPRDMQGEKELTSFNIRRTGLPEVSLENKRIGKVGYSFAVNRESDNANSIASSVGSCSINCNNSYSSPCPIRDLDYNKAESFCHSRHEDGNCLLPRKEELADEIHRYLDYSLCCEEAMSCYLVT; encoded by the exons ATGCGATTTAGAAAAGGAAGCAAAGTCGAGGTGCTGAGTAAGAAAGAAGGGCCTTCAGGCTCCTGGCAATGTGCTGAGATAATAAGTGGTAATGGTCACAATTACAATGTTAGATATGATGGACTAGGGAGTAACACTGTTGTGGAGAGGGTATCCAGAAAGGATATAAGACCTTGCCCACCTCCGATGGAAGTTTCAGATGATTGGGTTTGTGGTGATGTTGTGGAGGTCTTTAACAATTTTTCTTGGAAAATGGCAACAATTTTAAAGGTTTTAGGAAAGAAGTATGTTTTGCTCAGGTTGGTTGGATCTTCTCAAGAATATAAAGTCAGTAAATTGGACATCCGAGTCAGACAGTCTTGGCAAGATGATCAATGGATTGTAATTGGAAAG GGTTCTAGAAATTATGATAATGGGAAAGATAATGAAAATTTAACTTTAGAGGAAAATCGAAATTCAAGCTTCCAAATTCAGAAGACAAACATAAGGTTAAGTTCAAGATTAAGTGGTCACTATTTTCCTGTAATGAAAGAACAAAAATTTCAGGAATCCCAATTGTCCTCGTCAAAATCTCTGAAAAGAGGATTATCTTACTGCAATTCTCAAGCTGATGTACATGCCAGAATAGCTCAGAAACGTAGAATTGTTGAGAATGGGGAAATGTGTCACCGATTGTTTGCTGCAAATCATTCTGTGTTAGCTGAACAGGCAGATGCTGCTTTACCAAGAGATATGCAAGGTGAAAAAGAATTAACTTCATTTAACATCAGAAGAACTGGTTTACCTGAAGTAAGTTTGGAGAATAAGCGAATTGGCAAAGTTGGATATTCATTTGCAGTAAATAGAGAATCAGACAACGCGAATAGTATTGCAAGTTCAGTTGGTAGTTGTAGCATCAATTGCAATAATTCTTATTCATCACCCTGTCCTATCAGGGATCTGGATTATAACAAAGCTGAATCTTTTTGTCATTCGAGACATGAAGATGGAAACTGTCTCCTTCCAAGAAAGGAGGAATTGGCTGATGAAATTCATAG ATACCTGGATTACTCTCTGTGTTGTGAGGAAGCTATGTCATGCTATCTTGTTACATAA
- the LOC133796955 gene encoding uncharacterized protein LOC133796955 isoform X1: MRFRKGSKVEVLSKKEGPSGSWQCAEIISGNGHNYNVRYDGLGSNTVVERVSRKDIRPCPPPMEVSDDWVCGDVVEVFNNFSWKMATILKVLGKKYVLLRLVGSSQEYKVSKLDIRVRQSWQDDQWIVIGKGSRNYDNGKDNENLTLEENRNSSFQIQKTNIRLSSRLSGHYFPVMKEQKFQESQLSSSKSLKRGLSYCNSQADVHARIAQKRRIVENGEMCHRLFAANHSVLAEQADAALPRDMQGEKELTSFNIRRTGLPEVSLENKRIGKVGYSFAVNRESDNANSIASSVGSCSINCNNSYSSPCPIRDLDYNKAESFCHSRHEDGNCLLPRKEELADEIHRLELHAYRCTIEVLHASGPLSWEKEELMTNLRLSLHISNDEHLLELRNLVSADTSVQLR; encoded by the exons ATGCGATTTAGAAAAGGAAGCAAAGTCGAGGTGCTGAGTAAGAAAGAAGGGCCTTCAGGCTCCTGGCAATGTGCTGAGATAATAAGTGGTAATGGTCACAATTACAATGTTAGATATGATGGACTAGGGAGTAACACTGTTGTGGAGAGGGTATCCAGAAAGGATATAAGACCTTGCCCACCTCCGATGGAAGTTTCAGATGATTGGGTTTGTGGTGATGTTGTGGAGGTCTTTAACAATTTTTCTTGGAAAATGGCAACAATTTTAAAGGTTTTAGGAAAGAAGTATGTTTTGCTCAGGTTGGTTGGATCTTCTCAAGAATATAAAGTCAGTAAATTGGACATCCGAGTCAGACAGTCTTGGCAAGATGATCAATGGATTGTAATTGGAAAG GGTTCTAGAAATTATGATAATGGGAAAGATAATGAAAATTTAACTTTAGAGGAAAATCGAAATTCAAGCTTCCAAATTCAGAAGACAAACATAAGGTTAAGTTCAAGATTAAGTGGTCACTATTTTCCTGTAATGAAAGAACAAAAATTTCAGGAATCCCAATTGTCCTCGTCAAAATCTCTGAAAAGAGGATTATCTTACTGCAATTCTCAAGCTGATGTACATGCCAGAATAGCTCAGAAACGTAGAATTGTTGAGAATGGGGAAATGTGTCACCGATTGTTTGCTGCAAATCATTCTGTGTTAGCTGAACAGGCAGATGCTGCTTTACCAAGAGATATGCAAGGTGAAAAAGAATTAACTTCATTTAACATCAGAAGAACTGGTTTACCTGAAGTAAGTTTGGAGAATAAGCGAATTGGCAAAGTTGGATATTCATTTGCAGTAAATAGAGAATCAGACAACGCGAATAGTATTGCAAGTTCAGTTGGTAGTTGTAGCATCAATTGCAATAATTCTTATTCATCACCCTGTCCTATCAGGGATCTGGATTATAACAAAGCTGAATCTTTTTGTCATTCGAGACATGAAGATGGAAACTGTCTCCTTCCAAGAAAGGAGGAATTGGCTGATGAAATTCATAGGTTAGAGTTGCATGCTTACCGTTGTACTATAGAAGTATTGCATGCATCAGGACCTTTAAGTTGGGAAAAAGAAGAATTGATGACTAATCTCCGACTTTCACTCCATATATCAAATGATGAACATTTGCTGGAACTCAGAAACTTGGTTTCTGCAGATACCAGCGTACAACTTAGATGA